The Glycine soja cultivar W05 chromosome 19, ASM419377v2, whole genome shotgun sequence genomic sequence GAGGTTTGCTTGTCCAAAACCTGCCAACTGATCCCATCATCACTACTCCCTTCAAGAATCCTGAGAAAGTAACACATGCCGCAAGATCATGAATACACAGCACTTGCTTTATAACTGAAGCTTATGCATGACAACTCACTACAAAGCAAAGAAAAGGTTAGCAGAACCTTTTTAGGAAAATTGAGCTAGTCAACGAACATAACAGTTAACCAGGGGGAAAAAAAGGAGACTTTAACAGCATATGCAAATGGTAGCGGACAGGCAGAGAAAAAGCAGGGCACACACTTATGACACAATTTACTTGGCTTGGCTTCCATGTTATTTTTAGGATTTGATTATGATAAGACGGTGGCATAAATTTTATACTACCAACAAACtatattatgtttaaaaaacatttgaaatcCTTTTTTGAAAGGTAAAATAAAGTTACTACGATCAAGTAAGTTTTAAATTGACTACAAATTAAATTCAGACTAAATTTTCATGGTTAATCATATCCGGAGAGAGAAGCAGTTACATTACTTAATTTGGAGCAATTAAGCTTGCTTATTAGGATTAGAGAACACTATAAGGTAAGGCAGAGTAACTCAACTactcattaaataattaataataataatagcaacAAAGAACAGAATCAAGAGTAATTCAGCATACATTCCAAAGTCCGTACCAGTCCATTGGATCCCTTTCTGGTGCATCATTGGCTGACATCAACTCATATGCTGCAAGCTCAAACATCTTGTTATCAAATGTTCTATACACGACCCAACAACCTACGCAGCCAGATATATAACAAATTTCTTATATCAGCATCAAGAGAGCAGTGTCTGCACCTTTAGAATGGGGTGGACATAGAAATCAAATGGAATTATACTTTTGGCACTAGCATTTTGATAGGGAATGAAAATctctaaatattatttatccAACAAAAAGAGGAAAGTCCTCTGGAAAACAAATATTCAGTAACagaaagatgaaaagaaaaaaaaacatacaaagagATTGCAATAAGCAATCTCTACCGAGGCAAAATGGCCACCAACTTTACCCAAAATTCTCCTCCTCCTCTCACGACCCCCTAGAAAAACATTCAGCATTCTCCCTCCAGTGTCCTTTCCATTGACACACTGCAAGATGTCtatctattctgttatgcttaGGGTCAACTTAGTCAATTTGGGCACACTAAATATTCTTCATTGCTTCCTCCCTCAAATCCCTTCTCTgccctttatttcttttaaatagaCTATAGCTTCAGTGCCTAACACTTTTCATAATTATGAATTCTTTTTCATCAATATTAAATCTATATCATGAAGAAAGAAAACCAACAAAGCAAAACTCCTAAGCATGAGAACTTTAACAAGGAATTACATAACTGCACAGAGATATTAGTAGCTTAGCACTATAAATTGTAAGTGGTTGGTTTACAATCTATTTATAATGAGAAGATTGAGGTACTATGGAAAAATACTAGCAAACAAAAATACCAAGCCAAGTAGTCAACATATGATTTACAATGGTTGGTTTGATATAGTTGGCATAAAAATCATCCATCGTGAGTTACAATAAAGAAAAAGCCCCAATAAAATCTCattaacatataatttattattaagaatAGCAATTAGTGTATAGTATAACCATATGGTAGGCGACATATAGCAACTTGTTCATTTCTAATGGGAGAGTAGAAATTATGTTTTTCCATTTGTTGGTGAAAGATAGCAAGACCTTAATTCTATAGAACTATGTTTAAGCTTGAACCATAATCTGATGTTGTAAGTTATTTATTTGGCTAACCATACCTCTTCCTCCATTTGGTTCTTCCCATTTAGACATTCGAGTGCCATCAAATGCTGATGTTAtctgaaattttataaaacaggGACAACTTTAAGGATGCTATAAGGCACGAGTATGATAAACACATAAAAGAGCCAGCTATAAACAAACTCACAATCCCAAAAGGCAACTCCTCTGAACTTGCAATTGCTGAACCAGAATGTATTCTATTTAACTTTAAAAGTGGCAACAGAAACATATCTTTCCCATAGTTTTCACACTTGTTAAGATTGTAAATCATGTCATCCAGAGCATCTAACGCAACAGGCAATGCTAAAGAAGTTACTACAGGGTCACCAACCAAACAAATTTCAACTCTCCCATCTGTATTCAACTTTTTCCCCAGAAAAAGAGCACAAAGTAAGTCATCAAAAGATGGAAATAGTTTCTGAAATTTTGGGTTCTCTAGAACTGAATCAATGGAGGTCCTTCTTGTTTTATAGGGGGACTTGCTAAGATCCAAAAGAATTCCTTTAGTAGTCCTGAGTACTTCAACAGCTTCTGACTTTGTTAATTCTTCCCCAACAAATTGATAAAGGATAGGTTGGAATGCATTATAAATCCTTGTCACATGCTCATCTACACACAAGCGAACTGGGCAAGCAGAAGAACTTAGCTTATCAGAACCCATTTCTAATCTGGATTTGCGCCATTCCTCATTCCCACTTCTTCTTCCAGGTAATGAGAGTGACTTGTCATCTTCAGCATGTAAACTCCTCTCAAGTTCTTTGTTTTCCTCCATATCATGGGATTCAATAATTGAAAGTAGTTGAGATGCAAAGCCTCTTCGACTTTCTTTTGTTATATTAGAGAGTAAAGTTGACAAAGAAGGCTCTGTAAGGATAGTACGTCGAGATAGGAccttaattttgaaaaagataCAAAAATTCGTCATAAATTATTAGCAAATTGGGATCCTCATGCTTGTGAAAGAAAGAGCATAAATTGTAAAACCTACCTCATGCCACTTCCTTGTGTATCGTTTGGTGACATCATAAACTCCATCTTTTGCTATGGCTATtacataatttagttttttcccCCACCTAtgccacaaatttaaaaaaataataatgaggaAACATGGAAGCAAGATGTAAACTCCTAATGAGGACAAGAACAACTATTTTCTCACTTTCAATTAGATGGATGATAGCAATGAATACAGTAAAGTGAAAGTACTGCATAAATGAATAATACCCTTTTTCATATAATAATGGCTTGTCATAGATTCCTTCACATGGGTCAAGATGCATCCATCTGTAAGATCGTAGGTCTTCAGAAACAAATACATCTGACCAGAAATAGTTCTAAAGGCAGATTATGATAGCCAACAACTTTTAGATCAATTATACCTTCCCAAGTATTGAGAGAAGCACTCTGTCCAAACATGATCTGTAAAGTCCAAGATCTGGAGATAAACCAAAAATCAGTGACAGGAAACCCATTCCTCACTAGATAAACAAGCACATGTATATCCTAGGTTGAAAATTCACTGGCAAAACTGTAAGGACATCAATACTCAATACCCATTTTCCCTAGTTAGTGAAAAATAGCCCAATCATTCCATATAAATCAATGAGCACCAGCACCAAAATACTGTAAAGGGCAAAGTGTTCCTGATAAGAATGCAAGCTAAATTCAAGAATTGCTTTTAGACTTACAAGTTTATACCATGGCTACCTTTTCCAAACAGAtaacaatttaatttagaaTATCAAGCATGACTTTTTCCCCCTATGTATATGAGAACTGAGCATACATTTCATGcaagtaaaactaaaattaaatcagTTACAAAACACAAGATTTTGTCATGTAAATGTTTGACACAAGACATTTGGC encodes the following:
- the LOC114400172 gene encoding peptide-N(4)-(N-acetyl-beta-glucosaminyl)asparagine amidase-like isoform X2, producing MVARRFQVIHDDSDFDLHYDTDDGFEVFQFQLYSLSSVPPHQQKIFGAEQDTPVVNDSDLVAISDKLRLVSVNDSEPEPSAADLLKSDEELARLLQAEEEALMLQQYVASQNPQEFDSRVRPYVSQVLMYEDATRQEAARKSVPVEELEEKALVSLAKEGNFKPSKIEQDHAFLLQLLFWFKRSFRWVNSPSCHDCGNDTVGQGMAPPLPSETLYGASRVELYRCTVCSQLTRFPRYNDPMKLVETREGRCGEWANCFTLYCRAFGYESRLILDFTDHVWTECFSQYLGRWMHLDPCEGIYDKPLLYEKGWGKKLNYVIAIAKDGVYDVTKRYTRKWHEVLSRRTILTEPSLSTLLSNITKESRRGFASQLLSIIESHDMEENKELERSLHAEDDKSLSLPGRRSGNEEWRKSRLEMGSDKLSSSACPVRLCVDEHVTRIYNAFQPILYQFVGEELTKSEAVEVLRTTKGILLDLSKSPYKTRRTSIDSVLENPKFQKLFPSFDDLLCALFLGKKLNTDGRVEICLVGDPVVTSLALPVALDALDDMIYNLNKCENYGKDMFLLPLLKLNRIHSGSAIASSEELPFGIITSAFDGTRMSKWEEPNGGRGCWVVYRTFDNKMFELAAYELMSANDAPERDPMDCELSCISFSYKASAVYS
- the LOC114400172 gene encoding peptide-N(4)-(N-acetyl-beta-glucosaminyl)asparagine amidase-like isoform X1 is translated as MVARRFQVIHDDSDFDLHYDTDDGFEVFQFQLYSLSSVPPHQQKIFGAEQDTPVVNDSDLVAISDKLRLVSVNDSEPEPSAADLLKSDEELARLLQAEEEALMLQQYVASQNPQEFDSRVRPYVSQVLMYEDATRQEAARKSVPVEELEEKALVSLAKEGNFKPSKIEQDHAFLLQLLFWFKRSFRWVNSPSCHDCGNDTVGQGMAPPLPSETLYGASRVELYRCTVCSQLTRFPRYNDPMKLVETREGRCGEWANCFTLYCRAFGYESRLILDFTDHVWTECFSQYLGRWMHLDPCEGIYDKPLLYEKGWGKKLNYVIAIAKDGVYDVTKRYTRKWHEVLSRRTILTEPSLSTLLSNITKESRRGFASQLLSIIESHDMEENKELERSLHAEDDKSLSLPGRRSGNEEWRKSRLEMGSDKLSSSACPVRLCVDEHVTRIYNAFQPILYQFVGEELTKSEAVEVLRTTKGILLDLSKSPYKTRRTSIDSVLENPKFQKLFPSFDDLLCALFLGKKLNTDGRVEICLVGDPVVTSLALPVALDALDDMIYNLNKCENYGKDMFLLPLLKLNRIHSGSAIASSEELPFGIITSAFDGTRMSKWEEPNGGRGCWVVYRTFDNKMFELAAYELMSANDAPERDPMDWILEGSSDDGISWQVLDKQTSQFFEDRFQRRTYTISSASFPCNVFRFRFLAVRDIQSNSRLQIGSIDLYAKSI